From the Brassica napus cultivar Da-Ae unplaced genomic scaffold, Da-Ae ScsIHWf_808;HRSCAF=1157, whole genome shotgun sequence genome, one window contains:
- the LOC125605837 gene encoding cytochrome P450 71B37-like: MATIWFLSLLFVTILLLAAFKRKKQQRRPPSPPGLPIIGNLHQLGELPHQSLWKLSKEYGPVMFLKLGSIPTVVLSSSETAKQALKIHDLHCCSRPSLAGPRELSYNYLDIAFAPYDDYWKEVKKLCVQEVFSPKRVHTMQPIRDEEVKKLIDIVTKSAQEKTPVNLSEKFLSLTVGVICRAAFGVSFHETVLNSDRFDKFINEAFLFLGSFSASDFFPNGGWIVDRLTGLQGRRERSVRDLDAFYEQMFDLHREEKEREVKILWICNNYQ; the protein is encoded by the exons ATGGCTACTATTTGGTTTCTATCACTTCTCTTCGTCACTATCCTTCTTCTCGCCGCCTTTAAACGCAAGAAGCAGCAACGACGACCACCATCTCCTCCTGGTTTACCGATCATCGGAAACTTACACCAGCTCGGGGAGTTACCGCATCAATCCCTGTGGAAACTCTCCAAAGAGTATGGTCCTGTTATGTTTCTGAAGCTTGGAAGCATCCCAACTGTAGTACTATCTTCCTCTGAAACAGCTAAACAAGCTCTGAAAATTCATGACCTCCATTGTTGTAGCCGTCCAAGCTTAGCAG GGCCAAGAGAGCTCTCTTACAATTATCTGGACATTGCTTTTGCTCCCTATGATGATTACTGGaaagaagttaagaaactgtgtGTGCAAGAAGTCTTTAGTCCTAAACGAGTTCACACGATGCAACCCATCAGGGACGAGGAAGTCAAGAAGCTGATAGACATAGTCACCAAATCAGCTCAAGAGAAAACACCAGTTAACTTGAGCGAGAAGTTTCTTTCTTTAACCGTTGGCGTGATTTGCAGGGCAGCATTTGGTGTGAGTTTCCATGAAACTGTACTCAACAGCGATAGATTCGACAAGTTCATCAACGAGGCATTTTTGTTTCTTGGGAGCTTCTCTGCCTCGGATTTTTTCCCAAACGGCGGCTGGATCGTCGACCGGCTCACCGGCTTACAAGGGAGGAGAGAGAGGAGTGTGAGAGATCTTGATGCTTTCTATGAACAGATGTTTGACCTACATAGAGAGGAAAAAGAAAGGGAAGTGAAGATTTTGTGGATCTGCAACAATTatcaataa
- the LOC106366400 gene encoding cytochrome P450 71B37, whose amino-acid sequence MATIWFLSLLFVTILLLAAFKRKKQQRRPPSPPGLPIIGNLHQLGELPHQSLWKLSKEYGPVMFLKLGSIPTVVLSSSETAKQALKIHDLHCCSRPSLAGPRELSYNYLDIAFAPYDDYWKEVKKLCVQEVFSPKRVHTMQPIRDEEVKKLIDIVTKSAQEKTPVNLSEKFLSLTVGVICRAAFGVSFHETVLNSDRFDKFINEAFLFLGSFSASDFFPNGGWIVDRLTGLQGRRERSVRDLDAFYEQMFDLHREEKEKGSEDFVDLLLRFQKEESVLGYGKLTRNHVKAILMNVLIGGIGTSAITMTWAMTELMRSPRAMKKLQSEIRNQIGNKSMITLDDIEQLHYLKMVVKETWRLHPPAPLIVPREVMSEFEINGYQIQPKTRLYVNVWAIGRDPDTWKDPDMFLPERFIDNNIDPKGQSFELLPFGAGRRLCPAIYMGTSMVEFGLANMLFHFDWKLPEDMEVEDIDMEESPGLNVSKKNELLLVPVKYVYN is encoded by the exons ATGGCTACTATTTGGTTTCTATCACTTCTCTTCGTCACTATCCTTCTTCTCGCCGCCTTTAAACGCAAGAAGCAGCAACGACGACCACCATCTCCTCCTGGTTTACCGATCATCGGAAACTTACACCAGCTCGGGGAGTTACCGCATCAATCCCTGTGGAAACTCTCCAAAGAGTATGGTCCTGTTATGTTTCTGAAGCTTGGAAGCATCCCAACTGTAGTACTATCTTCCTCTGAAACAGCTAAACAAGCTCTGAAAATTCATGACCTCCATTGTTGTAGCCGTCCAAGCTTAGCAG GGCCAAGAGAGCTCTCTTACAATTATCTGGACATTGCTTTTGCTCCCTATGATGATTACTGGaaagaagttaagaaactgtgtGTGCAAGAAGTCTTTAGTCCTAAACGAGTTCACACGATGCAACCCATCAGGGACGAGGAAGTCAAGAAGCTGATAGACATAGTCACCAAATCAGCTCAAGAGAAAACACCAGTTAACTTGAGCGAGAAGTTTCTTTCTTTAACCGTTGGCGTGATTTGCAGGGCAGCATTTGGTGTGAGTTTCCATGAAACTGTACTCAACAGCGATAGATTCGACAAGTTCATCAACGAGGCATTTTTGTTTCTTGGGAGCTTCTCTGCCTCGGATTTTTTCCCAAACGGCGGCTGGATCGTCGACCGGCTCACCGGCTTACAAGGGAGGAGAGAGAGGAGTGTGAGAGATCTTGATGCTTTCTATGAACAGATGTTTGACCTACATAGAGAGGAAAAAGAAAAGGGAAGTGAAGATTTTGTGGATCTGCTCTTGAGGTTTCAGAAAGAAGAATCTGTTCTTGGATATGGGAAGCTCACAAGAAACCATGTCAAAGCAATCTTAATG AATGTTCTTATTGGGGGCATAGGCACTTCTGCAATAACAATGACGTGGGCAATGACAGAACTTATGAGAAGCCCAAGagcaatgaagaaactgcaatcagAAATCAGAAATCAAATTGGGAACAAGTCAATGATCACCTTGGATGACATAGAGCAGCTCCACTACCTAAAAATGGTAGTCAAAGAAACATGGAGGCTACACCCTCCAGCACCTCTTATAGTTCCAAGAGAAGTAATGTCTGAATTTGAGATCAATGGCTACCAGATTCAACCCAAGACACGGCTTTATGTGAATGTTTGGGCTATAGGGCGTGATCCTGATACCTGGAAAGATCCAGATATGTTTCTCCCTGAAAGATTTATTGATAACAACATTGACCCAAAAGGGCAGAGTTTTGAGTTATTGCCATTTGGGGCTGGCAGGAGACTATGTCCAGCAATATACATGGGGACATCAATGGTGGAGTTTGGTCTTGCTAATATGTTGTTTCATTTTGACTGGAAATTACCAGAAGACATGGAGGTTGAAGATATCGACATGGAAGAGTCTCCTGGACTAAATGTGAGCAAGAAAAATGAACTTTTACTTGTTCCTGTGAAGTATGTATATAATTGA
- the LOC111211673 gene encoding uncharacterized protein LOC111211673 isoform X1 gives MSTPICDSQLETSSADPLCLRRDSTRAPTITEVLEVEKKNNGVVTTMFGFSEEFKHLVNPTHPDDKDFDSVVQLVQQGYKVKKSDWEQGFVDVFLQQKTLVDKAGQKTKMYSKTSKEQTQDEEEQQVEVGVEFGDGDKERETSKTNEGQTFEEGEKEQMEADTEVEEPVQVERQNEEEEIRNKSIRRIKRKEKMKRMRKLRRNFKMKMVPNSIS, from the exons ATGTCAACTCCTATATGTGATTCACAACTT GAAACCTCTTCTGCAGATCCGTTATGTCTACGTAGGGACTCAACAAGGGCTCCGACAATTACTGAAGTGTTGGAGGtagagaagaaaaataat GGTGTGGTTACTACAATGTTTGGATTCTCTGAGGAATTCAAACATTTGGTGAACCCAACACATCCTGATGATAAGGACTTTGACAGTGTTGTACAACTAGTTCAACAAGGATACAAAGTGAAGAAAAGCGATTGGGAACAAGGATTTGTGGATGTTTTCTTACAACAGAAGACATTGGTCGACAAAGCAGGACAGAAGACAAAGATGTACAGCAAAACCTCTAAG gAGCAAACacaagatgaagaagaacaacaagtgGAAGTTGGTGTTGAATTCGGCGACGGtgataaagaaagagaaacatcaaaaaccaatgaa GGGCAGACATTTGAGGAAGGAGAAAAAGAACAAATGGAAGCTGATACAGAAGTTGAGGAGCCCGTGCAAGTTGAAAGgcagaatgaagaagaggaaataAG GAACAAAAGCataagaagaataaagagaaaagaaaagatgaagCGTATGAGAAAGCTAAGGAGAAATTTCAAGATGAAGATGGTTCCAAACTCGATAAGTTAA
- the LOC111211673 gene encoding uncharacterized protein LOC111211673 isoform X2, with translation MSTPICDSQLETSSADPLCLRRDSTRAPTITEVLEVEKKNNGVVTTMFGFSEEFKHLVNPTHPDDKDFDSVVQLVQQGYKVKKSDWEQGFVDVFLQQKTLVDKAGQKTKMYSKTSKEQTQDEEEQQVEVGVEFGDGDKERETSKTNEGQTFEEGEKEQMEADTEVEEPVQVERQNEEEEISHHNTV, from the exons ATGTCAACTCCTATATGTGATTCACAACTT GAAACCTCTTCTGCAGATCCGTTATGTCTACGTAGGGACTCAACAAGGGCTCCGACAATTACTGAAGTGTTGGAGGtagagaagaaaaataat GGTGTGGTTACTACAATGTTTGGATTCTCTGAGGAATTCAAACATTTGGTGAACCCAACACATCCTGATGATAAGGACTTTGACAGTGTTGTACAACTAGTTCAACAAGGATACAAAGTGAAGAAAAGCGATTGGGAACAAGGATTTGTGGATGTTTTCTTACAACAGAAGACATTGGTCGACAAAGCAGGACAGAAGACAAAGATGTACAGCAAAACCTCTAAG gAGCAAACacaagatgaagaagaacaacaagtgGAAGTTGGTGTTGAATTCGGCGACGGtgataaagaaagagaaacatcaaaaaccaatgaa GGGCAGACATTTGAGGAAGGAGAAAAAGAACAAATGGAAGCTGATACAGAAGTTGAGGAGCCCGTGCAAGTTGAAAGgcagaatgaagaagaggaaataAG CCATCATAATACTGTTTAG
- the LOC125605836 gene encoding cytochrome P450 71B34-like — MVDISLLSLLFLIFLLLAAIKYKNRRLHQRRPPSPPGFPIIGNLHQIGELPHQSLWRLSKKYGPVMLLKLGKVPTVIVSTSETARQALKIHDLHCCSRPGLAGPRDLSYNYLDIAFSPYDDYWKELRKLAAQELFSTKQVHSIQPIKEEEVKKLIDSITESASLKTPINLNKTCLALTVSVICKAAFSVSFEGTVLNSDSFNKLVREALEMLGSFSASDFIPCFGRIIDWFTGLQGRREKSVRDLDAFYEQMIDLHKQEKKQGSEDFVDLLLKLEKEEAVLGNDKLTRNHIKAILMNVLLAGIDTSAITMTWAMTELARNPRVMKKVQSEIRNHMGSRSTITLDDTDHFKYLKMVIKETWRLHPTTPILLPREVMSEFEINGYTIPVKTRLHVNVWAIGRDPDTWKEPEVFLPERFVDSDIDAKGQHFELLPFGGGRRICPAIYMGTTMVEFGLANMLHRFDWELPEGMKVEDIDIEEAPGLTVNKKNELLLVPVAVKYIDH; from the exons ATGGTTGACATTTCGCTTCTCTCACTTCTGTTcctcatctttcttcttctcgccGCCATCAAATACAAGAACCGGCGGCTACATCAACGGAGACCACCGTCTCCTCCTGGCTTTCCTATCATAGGTAACTTGCACCAgattggagagttaccacatcAGTCTCTATGGAGGCTCTCAAAGAAGTATGGTCCTGTCATGCTTCTGAAGCTTGGAAAAGTCCCAACAGTCATAGTTTCCACCTCTGAAACAGCAAGACAAGCTCTGAAAATCCATGACCTCCACTGTTGTAGCCGCCCAGGCTTGGCAG GGCCAAGAGACCTCTCTTACAACTATCTGGACATTGCTTTCTCTCCCTATGATGATTACTGGAAAGAACTAAGAAAGCTCGCTGCTCAGGAACTTTTCAGTACTAAACAAGTTCACTCGATCCAGCCCATAAAGGAAGAGGAGGTCAAGAAGCTGATCGATTCAATCACTGAATCAGCTTCTCTGAAAACTCCTATCAACTTGAACAAGACGTGTCTTGCTTTGACTGTGAGCGTAATATGCAAGGCAGCATTTAGTGTGAGCTTTGAAGGAACTGTACTCAACAGTGATAGTTTCAATAAGTTAGTCCGTGAGGCACTTGAGATGTTGGGAAGCTTTTCAGCCTCAGACTTCATACCGTGTTTCGGACGGATCATCGACTGGTTCACAGGTCTGCAAGGGCGTAGAGAGAAGAGCGTGAGAGATCTCGATGCCTTCTATGAACAAATGATTGATCTGCACAAACAGGAAAAGAAACAAGGGAGTGAAGACTTCGTGGATCTGTTACTGAAGTTAGAGAAGGAAGAAGCTGTTCTTGGAAATGACAAGCTCACAAGAAACCATATCAAAGCAATCTTGATG AACGTTCTTCTAGCGGGGATAGATACTTCTGCAATAACCATGACATGGGCAATGACAGAGCTCGCTAGGAACCCACGTGTGATGAAGAAAGTCCAATCTGAAATCAGAAACCACATGGGGAGCAGGTCAACGATCACCTTAGACGACACAGATCACTTCAAGTACCTGAAAATGGTTATCAAAGAAACTTGGAGGCTACATCCTACAACACCAATACTACTCCCAAGAGAAGTAATGTCTGAGTTTGAGATCAACGGTTACACTATTCCAGTCAAGACAAGGCTTCATGTGAATGTCTGGGCTATAGGGCGTGATCCTGATACTTGGAAAGAACCTGAAGTGTTTCTCCCGGAGAGGTTTGTTGATAGTGACATCGATGCAAAAGGACAGCACTTTGAGCTATTACCGTTTGGGGGTGGAAGGAGAATTTGTCCTGCAATTTACATGGGGACAACGATGGTGGAGTTTGGTCTTGCTAATATGTTGCATCGTTTTGACTGGGAGTTACCAGAAGGCATGAAGGTCGAAGATATCGACATCGAAGAAGCTCCGGGTCTCACTGTCAACAAGAAAAACGAGCTTCTACTTGTGCCTGTGGCTGTGAAATATATAGATCACTAG